A window of the Enterobacteriaceae bacterium 4M9 genome harbors these coding sequences:
- the fliE gene encoding flagellar hook-basal body complex protein FliE has product MAVPAISSVIDSMQALAAQASGTVQSPAFGRASAVQDKSETRFSEVLMDSVKSLNDVQVTAKTQTEKFMLGATDVTLNDVMVGMQKSSLALNLGVQVRNKLVSAYQEIMSMPV; this is encoded by the coding sequence ATGGCCGTTCCGGCAATAAGTAGTGTTATTGATAGCATGCAGGCGCTGGCTGCACAGGCCTCGGGCACCGTCCAGTCCCCGGCGTTCGGCCGCGCCAGTGCAGTGCAGGACAAAAGCGAGACGCGTTTTTCTGAGGTATTAATGGACAGCGTAAAGAGCCTGAACGACGTTCAGGTGACTGCGAAGACCCAGACGGAGAAATTCATGCTGGGCGCCACGGATGTTACCCTGAACGATGTGATGGTAGGGATGCAGAAATCGTCTCTGGCCCTGAACCTCGGCGTGCAGGTGCGCAACAAACTGGTCAGCGCGTACCAGGAAATTATGAGCATGCCGGTTTAA
- the fliF gene encoding flagellar basal body M-ring protein FliF, which translates to MSGQSNGINTDKTAGFMAQLERFRANPRLLLLVSIAAAVAVIIAALLWARSPDYRVLYSNISDQDGGAVIAQLEQMNVPYRFSNTGGAIMVPADKVHDARLKLAQQGLPKGGAVGFELLDKEKFGISQFSEQVNYQRALEGELARTMETLGPVRNARVHLAIPKPSLFVREQKQPTASVTLNLYPGRAMDNGQVSAIAYMVSSAVPGLPVGNVTVVDQNGRLLTQSGGDEQSLNASQLKYVAEVEADYQQRIQSILAPMLGSQNVHAQVTALVDFSTHEQTAEQYQPNNSADKMALRSRQTSQSQQAGMGSVGGVPGALSNQPAPPPSAPIETPAAQGQGNANANAGNNNAAAGNNAQTTTTTQTGPYNNRSDETANYEVDRTLTHTKRGKGAIERLSVAVVVNYTNDEEGKAVALTQAQMDQINQLVRGAMGYSEDRGDHLSVVNSPFNDNSEFNAELPFWQQDRFFDQMMTAARYLLVLLVVFLLWRMGIRPQLEKHRELTRMRIEAEKEAQKLKPEAPRQNTRAELEESARAQLRTETEIHSQNIRNMADQEPQVIALVIRQWITKEQGK; encoded by the coding sequence ATGAGTGGCCAGTCAAACGGCATCAACACGGACAAAACTGCGGGCTTCATGGCCCAACTGGAACGTTTTCGTGCGAACCCCAGACTTCTTTTACTCGTTTCCATAGCGGCGGCGGTCGCCGTGATTATTGCTGCTCTGCTGTGGGCCAGGTCACCTGACTACCGCGTACTTTACAGCAATATCAGCGATCAGGACGGCGGCGCCGTTATCGCGCAGCTTGAACAGATGAACGTACCGTACCGCTTTAGCAACACCGGCGGCGCGATTATGGTTCCGGCTGATAAGGTACATGACGCGCGTCTGAAACTGGCCCAGCAGGGGCTGCCGAAAGGCGGCGCTGTTGGCTTTGAGTTGCTGGACAAAGAAAAATTCGGCATCAGCCAGTTCAGCGAGCAGGTTAACTACCAGCGTGCGCTGGAAGGCGAGCTTGCCCGTACTATGGAAACGCTTGGCCCGGTGCGCAACGCGCGCGTACACCTGGCTATTCCCAAACCTTCATTGTTTGTGCGTGAGCAGAAGCAGCCGACGGCGTCCGTTACGCTGAATCTGTATCCGGGTCGCGCCATGGACAACGGCCAGGTGAGCGCGATTGCCTATATGGTATCAAGCGCCGTACCAGGCCTGCCGGTAGGTAATGTCACGGTAGTGGACCAGAACGGCCGCCTACTGACGCAGTCCGGCGGTGACGAGCAGTCGCTGAACGCTTCACAGCTGAAATACGTCGCTGAAGTGGAAGCCGACTATCAACAGCGCATTCAGTCTATTCTTGCGCCGATGCTCGGTAGCCAGAATGTGCACGCGCAGGTGACTGCCCTGGTTGACTTCTCAACCCATGAGCAGACCGCAGAACAGTACCAGCCGAACAACAGCGCAGACAAAATGGCGCTGCGTAGCCGCCAGACCAGCCAGAGCCAGCAGGCCGGCATGGGTTCGGTGGGCGGCGTGCCGGGTGCGCTCAGTAACCAGCCTGCACCACCGCCGAGTGCGCCGATTGAAACCCCGGCTGCACAGGGTCAGGGCAACGCCAATGCCAACGCGGGCAACAACAACGCAGCCGCAGGCAATAACGCGCAAACGACAACCACGACCCAGACCGGTCCGTACAACAACCGCAGCGATGAAACCGCCAACTATGAAGTTGACCGCACGCTGACCCACACCAAGCGTGGCAAAGGGGCGATTGAACGCCTGTCTGTCGCGGTGGTGGTGAACTATACCAACGACGAAGAAGGTAAAGCGGTGGCGCTGACCCAGGCGCAGATGGACCAGATTAATCAGCTGGTACGTGGCGCGATGGGATATTCCGAAGACCGTGGCGACCACCTGAGCGTGGTGAACTCACCGTTTAATGACAACAGTGAATTCAATGCTGAACTGCCGTTCTGGCAGCAGGACAGGTTCTTCGATCAGATGATGACGGCGGCGCGCTACTTGCTGGTACTGCTGGTGGTCTTCCTGCTGTGGCGTATGGGTATTCGCCCGCAGCTGGAGAAACATCGTGAGCTGACCCGTATGCGCATTGAAGCGGAAAAAGAAGCACAGAAGCTGAAGCCGGAAGCACCGCGTCAGAACACCCGCGCCGAACTGGAAGAGAGCGCCCGTGCGCAGCTGCGTACTGAAACCGAAATCCACAGCCAGAACATTCGTAATATGGCCGATCAGGAGCCGCAGGTAATTGCGCTGGTGATTCGCCAATGGATTACTAAAGAGCAGGGCAAGTAA
- the cheA gene encoding chemotaxis protein CheA, with translation MDISDFYQTFFDEADELLADMEQHLLELDPQAPEKELMNAIFRSAHSIKGGAGTFGFTVLQETTHLLENLLDEARTGELALNGDIINLFLETKDIMHDQLEAYKSSQEPDGASFEYICQALRELALENKAAKEGKAPVAPASVAAPVAQAPVAPSVVNEAHLTVTLTKLKENECELLLEELGNLGTVVGHEKQGEALVVTLDTPTPADDIIAVMCFIIEPDQISIVQGAATAAPEQPAVAQPAAQPEPVAVPEAEKPAATAPAQKSAPPARVPRSAAQESSSIRVAVEKVDQIINQVGELIITQSMLSQLSSSLDPAIHGDLLNSIGQLERNARDLQESVMSIRMMPMEYVFSRFPRLVRDLAGKLNKQVELTQRGGSAELDKSLIERIIDPLTHLVRNSIDHGIEDSETRRAKGKSAKGNLILSAEHQGGNIVIEVIDDGAGLNRERILARAMSQGMDINENISDEEVWMLIFAPGFSTAEKVTDVSGRGVGMDVVKRNIQDMGGYVEIRSEKDKGSTIRIILPLTLAILDGMSVRVGDETFILPLNAVMESLQPQEKALHPMAGGELMLQVREEYLPLVQLHEVLDIDGAQTEPGKAIAVILQSAGRRYALLVDQLIGQHQVVVKNLEMNYRKVPGISAATILGDGSVALIVDVAALPQLCRDKRIADVTE, from the coding sequence ATGGATATTAGTGACTTTTATCAGACATTTTTCGATGAAGCCGACGAGCTCCTGGCTGATATGGAGCAGCACCTGTTGGAGCTGGATCCACAGGCACCTGAAAAGGAGTTGATGAACGCGATTTTCCGCTCGGCCCACTCAATTAAAGGCGGCGCTGGCACGTTCGGTTTTACCGTATTGCAGGAAACAACACACCTGCTGGAAAACCTGCTGGACGAGGCCCGCACCGGTGAGCTGGCGCTAAATGGCGACATCATCAACCTGTTTCTGGAAACTAAAGATATTATGCACGATCAATTAGAGGCCTATAAATCTTCCCAGGAGCCGGACGGCGCAAGCTTTGAGTACATCTGCCAGGCTCTGCGCGAGTTGGCGCTGGAAAACAAAGCGGCGAAAGAGGGGAAAGCACCTGTTGCACCGGCATCCGTTGCCGCTCCTGTCGCACAAGCGCCAGTCGCGCCATCCGTGGTAAATGAAGCACACCTGACGGTCACGCTCACAAAGCTTAAAGAGAACGAGTGCGAACTGCTGCTCGAAGAGCTGGGCAATCTCGGCACCGTTGTTGGGCATGAAAAGCAGGGCGAAGCGCTGGTTGTGACGCTTGATACCCCGACGCCTGCCGATGACATCATCGCGGTGATGTGCTTTATCATCGAACCCGACCAGATTTCCATCGTACAGGGCGCTGCTACTGCGGCGCCTGAACAACCTGCCGTCGCACAGCCTGCGGCGCAGCCTGAGCCAGTTGCCGTACCGGAAGCCGAAAAACCGGCGGCCACTGCACCGGCTCAGAAAAGTGCGCCACCCGCGCGCGTGCCGCGCAGCGCGGCGCAGGAGTCCAGCAGCATTCGCGTTGCGGTAGAAAAGGTTGACCAGATTATCAACCAGGTGGGCGAGCTCATCATCACCCAGTCGATGCTGTCCCAGCTTTCCAGCTCGCTCGACCCGGCGATTCACGGCGACTTACTCAACAGCATCGGCCAGCTGGAGCGCAACGCGCGCGACCTGCAGGAGTCGGTGATGTCGATTCGTATGATGCCGATGGAATATGTCTTCAGCCGTTTCCCGCGCCTGGTGCGCGACCTGGCGGGCAAGCTCAACAAACAGGTGGAACTGACCCAGCGTGGCGGCTCTGCTGAACTGGATAAGAGCCTGATTGAGCGCATCATCGACCCGCTGACGCACCTGGTGCGTAACAGTATCGACCACGGTATTGAAGACAGTGAAACCCGCCGCGCCAAAGGTAAATCGGCCAAGGGCAACCTTATCCTTTCTGCCGAACACCAGGGCGGTAATATCGTTATCGAAGTGATTGATGACGGTGCCGGGCTTAACCGCGAGCGTATCCTTGCGCGCGCGATGTCTCAGGGCATGGATATCAATGAAAACATCAGCGATGAAGAAGTATGGATGCTTATTTTTGCACCGGGCTTCTCCACCGCGGAAAAAGTGACCGATGTGTCTGGCCGCGGCGTCGGCATGGACGTGGTGAAGCGTAACATCCAGGACATGGGGGGTTACGTGGAAATCCGCTCTGAGAAGGACAAGGGTTCCACTATCCGCATCATTCTGCCGCTGACGCTCGCTATTCTCGACGGCATGTCGGTGCGGGTGGGTGATGAAACCTTCATTCTGCCGCTGAACGCCGTGATGGAGTCCCTGCAACCGCAGGAAAAAGCGCTGCATCCGATGGCCGGTGGTGAGCTGATGCTACAGGTACGCGAAGAGTACCTGCCGCTGGTGCAACTGCACGAAGTGCTGGACATCGATGGTGCCCAGACGGAGCCTGGTAAAGCTATTGCCGTCATCCTGCAAAGCGCGGGCCGCCGCTATGCGCTGCTGGTTGATCAGCTAATCGGCCAGCACCAGGTGGTCGTGAAAAACCTTGAAATGAATTACCGCAAAGTTCCCGGCATTTCCGCCGCCACCATTCTGGGAGATGGCAGCGTTGCCCTGATTGTGGACGTGGCCGCGTTGCCACAACTGTGTCGTGACAAACGTATCGCTGACGTCACTGAGTGA
- the flgM gene encoding flagellar biosynthesis anti-sigma factor FlgM has translation MSIERTLPTQPVATTGSVQPTMNDAKGMREQPAARSGGQEKLGTQVTISDASRQMAGSGDIDLERVAQIKDAIARGELHLDAEKIADALLADSAFFE, from the coding sequence ATGAGCATTGAACGTACTCTTCCGACTCAGCCTGTTGCCACCACTGGTTCGGTGCAACCGACCATGAATGATGCCAAAGGCATGCGCGAGCAGCCTGCTGCCCGCAGCGGTGGTCAGGAGAAGCTTGGTACGCAGGTGACGATTAGCGATGCGTCTCGCCAGATGGCAGGCAGTGGCGACATCGATTTAGAGCGCGTGGCGCAGATCAAAGACGCGATTGCTCGCGGTGAACTGCACCTTGACGCTGAGAAGATTGCCGATGCGCTGCTTGCAGATAGCGCATTTTTTGAATAA
- the motA gene encoding flagellar motor stator protein MotA → MLVLIGYFIVFACVFGGFVLSGGQLGALWQPTEILIIGGAGVGAFVVGNNGKAIRATMKSFPRLFRGSKYNKEMYMDLMALMYLLLTKGRQNGMMSLESDIEDPASSQIFSAYPRLLEDKQLMDFIVDYLRLMISGNMNAFEIEALMDEEIETCESEDEIPASSLNQVGDAFPAFGIVAAVMGVVNALAAADRPAAELGALIAHAMVGTFLGILLAYGFILPLATLLRQKSSENIKMMQCIKVTLLSSIHGYAPQISVEFGRKTLYSTERPSFTELEEHVRAVKKPGAAAE, encoded by the coding sequence GTGTTAGTTCTTATCGGTTATTTCATTGTATTTGCTTGTGTTTTTGGTGGGTTTGTCTTGTCAGGCGGCCAGCTTGGCGCGCTGTGGCAGCCCACTGAAATCCTTATTATCGGCGGCGCTGGCGTCGGCGCGTTTGTGGTCGGTAACAACGGTAAAGCTATTCGCGCCACCATGAAGTCGTTCCCGCGTTTGTTCCGCGGTTCAAAGTACAACAAAGAGATGTACATGGACCTGATGGCGCTGATGTACCTGCTGCTGACCAAAGGCCGTCAGAACGGCATGATGTCGCTGGAGTCAGACATCGAAGATCCCGCCAGCAGCCAGATTTTCTCTGCATATCCGCGCCTGCTTGAAGATAAGCAACTGATGGATTTTATCGTCGATTATCTGCGTCTGATGATAAGCGGCAATATGAACGCGTTTGAAATCGAAGCGCTCATGGATGAAGAAATTGAAACCTGCGAAAGCGAAGACGAAATCCCGGCCAGCAGCCTTAACCAGGTCGGCGATGCTTTCCCTGCATTTGGTATCGTTGCGGCAGTAATGGGGGTCGTTAACGCCCTGGCCGCCGCAGATCGCCCGGCAGCAGAACTGGGCGCGTTGATTGCTCACGCCATGGTGGGAACCTTCCTCGGTATTTTGCTGGCTTACGGCTTTATCCTGCCGCTGGCCACTCTGCTGCGTCAAAAGAGTAGTGAGAACATTAAAATGATGCAGTGCATCAAAGTCACGCTGCTGTCGAGCATTCATGGCTATGCACCGCAGATTTCCGTCGAGTTTGGTCGTAAAACGCTGTACTCCACTGAACGCCCGTCCTTTACTGAGCTTGAAGAGCATGTGCGTGCGGTGAAAAAACCCGGCGCAGCAGCGGAATAA
- the cheW gene encoding chemotaxis protein CheW produces MMSMASDNQMAVENLGQEYLIFALGQEEYGLEILKVQEIRGYDRVTRIANTPDFIKGVTNLRGIIVPIVDLRVKFAQENIRYDNNTVVIVLNVNQRVVGIVVDGVSDVLSLTTEQIKPAPEFSVTLSTEYLMGLGAVDERMIILVDIEKLLSSEEMELVDKIHNDAGAHAL; encoded by the coding sequence ATGATGAGCATGGCTTCAGACAACCAGATGGCGGTTGAAAACCTTGGCCAGGAGTACCTGATTTTCGCACTGGGCCAGGAAGAATATGGCCTTGAAATCCTTAAAGTGCAGGAAATCCGCGGTTACGATCGCGTAACCCGTATCGCGAATACGCCAGACTTTATTAAAGGCGTGACCAACCTGCGTGGCATTATCGTGCCGATTGTTGACCTGCGCGTGAAGTTCGCCCAGGAAAACATCCGCTACGACAACAACACTGTGGTTATCGTACTGAACGTGAACCAGCGCGTAGTAGGCATTGTGGTGGACGGCGTGTCCGACGTGCTGTCGCTGACCACCGAGCAGATTAAACCGGCACCGGAGTTTTCCGTGACGCTGTCCACCGAGTACCTGATGGGACTTGGCGCAGTCGATGAGCGCATGATTATCCTGGTCGATATCGAGAAGCTGCTCAGCAGCGAAGAGATGGAACTGGTGGATAAAATTCACAATGATGCAGGTGCACACGCGCTGTAA
- the flhC gene encoding flagellar transcriptional regulator FlhC, whose amino-acid sequence MCEKSILREIQDIQLAMELISLGARLQILESETSLSRGRLLKLYKELRGAPPPKGMLPFSVDWFMAWEQNIHSSMFYNIYLYLLKTDKCRPIEAIIKAYRLYLEQCPPHNPGEEPVLGLTRAWTLLRFIDSGMLDRTECTCCKGAFIVYSYQPKHGFVCSLCNPPSRAVKKSKLSDEAADNLLSQLKLDEHEWHTASPGLASGACNAHGA is encoded by the coding sequence ATGTGTGAAAAAAGTATTCTTCGTGAGATCCAGGACATTCAGCTGGCTATGGAGCTGATTTCCCTGGGGGCACGCCTGCAGATTCTTGAGAGCGAAACCAGCCTCAGCCGCGGGCGTCTTCTTAAACTTTATAAAGAGCTGCGCGGTGCACCTCCGCCTAAAGGCATGCTGCCGTTCTCGGTAGACTGGTTTATGGCGTGGGAGCAGAACATTCACTCATCAATGTTCTACAACATCTATTTATATCTGCTCAAAACGGACAAGTGCCGCCCGATCGAAGCGATCATCAAGGCCTATCGTTTGTATCTGGAGCAGTGCCCGCCGCATAACCCTGGCGAAGAGCCGGTGCTGGGCCTGACCCGCGCCTGGACGCTGCTGCGTTTTATCGACAGCGGTATGCTCGACAGGACAGAGTGCACCTGCTGTAAGGGCGCTTTCATTGTCTACAGCTATCAGCCAAAACACGGCTTCGTGTGCAGTTTATGCAACCCGCCGTCTCGTGCAGTGAAAAAAAGTAAACTTTCCGACGAAGCGGCCGATAACCTTTTAAGCCAACTGAAGCTGGATGAGCACGAGTGGCACACCGCCTCTCCTGGACTGGCCAGTGGGGCATGTAACGCCCACGGGGCGTAA
- the motB gene encoding flagellar motor protein MotB, producing MKKKDHPVIIVKKRKSHGHGHHGGSWKIAYADFMTAMMAFFLVMWLLSMATPEERQQIAEYFKMPLKAAMSNGDRFSLSDSVIPGGGDDMLKVQGEVQKRRAESSRQRDMQGLSRVRERLDQLIKNDPRLRELQPNLKIKLLDDGLRIQIVDSQQRPMFRSGNKEVEPYMRDILRAIAPVLNDIPNRISLSGHTDDTPFMTGERGYSNWELSADRANASRRELVTGGLASDKVLRVVGMADSMNLTNVSGDDPSNRRISILILTKDKENEILNENNGSDVQNVSLNEDDPNGVQQIQESVAPAM from the coding sequence ATGAAGAAGAAAGACCATCCGGTCATTATCGTAAAAAAGCGCAAGTCCCACGGGCATGGCCACCACGGTGGTTCGTGGAAGATTGCCTACGCCGACTTCATGACCGCAATGATGGCGTTCTTTCTGGTGATGTGGCTGCTGTCGATGGCAACACCAGAAGAGCGCCAGCAGATAGCCGAATACTTCAAAATGCCGCTTAAGGCGGCGATGTCGAACGGTGACCGTTTCAGCCTTAGCGATAGCGTTATTCCAGGCGGCGGCGACGATATGTTGAAAGTTCAGGGCGAAGTGCAAAAGCGTCGCGCGGAAAGTAGCCGCCAGCGTGATATGCAGGGCCTGAGCCGCGTGCGTGAGCGTCTTGATCAGTTAATTAAAAATGATCCGCGCCTGCGTGAGCTGCAACCGAACCTGAAAATCAAATTGCTGGACGACGGCCTGCGTATTCAGATTGTGGATAGCCAGCAGCGCCCGATGTTCCGCAGCGGTAATAAAGAGGTTGAGCCATACATGCGGGATATCCTGCGCGCCATCGCGCCGGTTCTTAACGATATCCCCAACCGCATTAGCCTGTCTGGCCATACCGACGACACGCCGTTTATGACTGGCGAGCGTGGCTATAGCAACTGGGAGCTTTCTGCCGATCGTGCTAACGCCTCGCGTAGGGAACTGGTCACGGGTGGGCTGGCGTCAGACAAAGTGCTGCGTGTGGTGGGCATGGCAGACTCCATGAACTTAACGAACGTCTCCGGGGATGATCCCAGCAACCGTCGCATCAGTATTCTGATTCTGACGAAAGACAAAGAGAATGAAATCCTGAATGAAAATAATGGTAGCGACGTACAGAACGTTTCTCTGAATGAGGACGACCCGAACGGCGTGCAACAGATTCAGGAAAGCGTCGCTCCGGCGATGTAA
- the flgA gene encoding flagellar basal body P-ring formation protein FlgA yields the protein MRLSIPVRTAVAGLLALASGAALAEGSGLAAQIEAQLNVRHADKGLKHHVTIKTPQAQWPTCQRPKLTLPDNNRFTGNMSVAVQCERKQFLQVTVDAEGRYWVASEAIPAGSTVGRQQIAEKRGSLGKLPASLVFNPQEIVGSVAARTLNPGQPIVAGQLRKSWVIKTGDEVDVMLSGDGFRIRSKGRATTNAAVNEPVRVRMASGQVITGSVDADGSVVVAQ from the coding sequence ATGCGCCTATCCATACCTGTACGTACTGCTGTTGCTGGCCTTCTGGCGCTGGCGAGTGGCGCTGCGCTGGCCGAGGGCAGTGGACTGGCCGCTCAAATTGAGGCGCAACTTAATGTGCGTCATGCCGATAAGGGTCTGAAGCATCACGTCACGATTAAAACGCCGCAGGCACAGTGGCCAACCTGCCAGCGCCCAAAGCTGACGCTCCCGGACAATAACCGGTTTACCGGCAACATGAGTGTGGCGGTGCAGTGCGAGCGCAAACAGTTTTTGCAGGTCACCGTTGATGCCGAAGGGCGTTACTGGGTGGCCAGCGAGGCCATACCGGCGGGCAGTACCGTTGGGCGCCAGCAGATAGCAGAAAAGCGTGGTTCGCTTGGCAAACTGCCAGCAAGCCTTGTCTTTAACCCACAGGAAATCGTGGGCAGTGTGGCAGCGCGCACGCTTAATCCGGGCCAGCCCATTGTGGCCGGCCAGCTGCGTAAATCGTGGGTCATCAAGACCGGTGATGAAGTGGATGTGATGCTAAGCGGCGACGGGTTTCGTATTCGCAGTAAAGGTCGTGCGACGACCAATGCCGCAGTGAATGAGCCGGTGCGTGTTCGCATGGCATCAGGACAGGTCATTACCGGTAGCGTGGATGCCGATGGTTCTGTTGTGGTAGCGCAATAA
- a CDS encoding flagellar biosynthesis protein FlgN (export chaperone for FlgK and FlgL) produces MENLVTILEKMHGALCELEVTLRDENTQLSGSQIDPVSLQVVTDKKSSLLAALAHYDARRQEEEAAQRVRAPYDGISELSMHWQQIHRLTMTLSELNQRSGLLLEKQQENVKQLQSVMNKTRVGQMVYGSDGQSRNGTGNRSLNINV; encoded by the coding sequence ATGGAAAACTTAGTAACTATTCTGGAGAAAATGCACGGGGCCCTCTGCGAACTTGAGGTAACGCTGCGCGATGAAAACACTCAGCTTAGCGGATCGCAGATTGACCCCGTCTCGCTTCAGGTGGTTACCGATAAAAAGAGCAGTCTTCTGGCAGCCCTTGCGCATTACGATGCCCGCCGCCAGGAAGAAGAGGCCGCTCAACGGGTGCGTGCGCCTTACGACGGTATTAGCGAACTGTCGATGCACTGGCAGCAAATTCATCGTCTGACGATGACGCTGAGCGAACTGAACCAGCGCAGTGGCCTGCTGCTGGAAAAACAGCAGGAAAACGTCAAGCAATTACAGAGCGTAATGAATAAGACGCGCGTTGGCCAGATGGTCTATGGTTCTGACGGTCAGTCACGTAATGGGACGGGCAATCGTTCTCTGAATATCAATGTCTGA
- the flgB gene encoding flagellar basal body rod protein FlgB has translation MLDKLDGHLNFQKEALHLLNKRQEVLAANIANNDTPGYQARDIDFSAELKNAVEQGRTSAGGALSLTLSSNGHIPATAPTQLENQLLYRIPDQPSADGNTVDMDRERVNFADNSVKYQTSLTMINGHIKSMMSVMNQG, from the coding sequence ATGCTCGACAAACTAGACGGCCACCTGAATTTCCAGAAGGAAGCGCTGCATCTCCTGAACAAGCGTCAGGAAGTGCTCGCGGCCAATATCGCCAATAACGATACGCCTGGCTATCAGGCCCGTGATATCGATTTTTCAGCTGAGCTGAAAAACGCCGTCGAGCAGGGGCGAACCTCCGCAGGCGGCGCGCTGTCGCTCACTCTGTCGTCCAATGGACATATCCCGGCGACCGCACCGACTCAACTGGAAAATCAACTGCTTTACCGTATCCCCGATCAGCCGAGCGCGGATGGCAATACGGTCGACATGGACCGGGAAAGGGTGAACTTCGCTGACAACAGTGTGAAGTATCAAACCAGCCTGACCATGATTAACGGCCATATCAAAAGCATGATGTCAGTAATGAACCAGGGATAA
- the flgC gene encoding flagellar basal body rod protein FlgC has protein sequence MSIFSIFDISGSALTAQSQRLNVSASNMANADSAVGPDGQPYRAKQVIFQVNGAPGQEVGGVKVANVVESDAPDRMVYDPGNPMADGSGYVRMPNVDVVGEMVNTISASRSYQANVEVMNTAKSLMLKTLSLGQ, from the coding sequence ATGTCAATTTTCAGTATTTTCGATATTTCAGGCTCTGCCCTGACGGCGCAGTCCCAGCGCCTGAACGTCAGCGCCAGCAACATGGCTAACGCCGACAGCGCTGTCGGACCGGACGGCCAGCCGTATCGCGCAAAGCAGGTCATTTTCCAGGTCAATGGTGCGCCAGGCCAGGAAGTGGGTGGCGTGAAAGTGGCAAATGTTGTGGAAAGCGATGCCCCGGACCGCATGGTGTATGACCCAGGCAACCCAATGGCAGATGGCAGCGGCTACGTGCGCATGCCAAACGTCGATGTTGTGGGCGAAATGGTCAATACCATTTCTGCCTCACGCAGCTACCAGGCGAACGTTGAAGTGATGAACACCGCCAAATCCCTGATGTTAAAGACGCTGAGCCTCGGCCAGTAA
- the flhD gene encoding flagellar transcriptional regulator FlhD — protein MNIDKQLQSIHNINLSYLLLAQRLIMEDEVAASFRLGLNESTIATLKELSLSQLIKLSTTNQLICRLRFDEEGVIDRLTKESRIDGLQQIHAGILLSTDLLSSLTEPEMPASKRMS, from the coding sequence ATGAATATTGATAAACAGCTTCAGAGCATTCATAACATTAATCTTTCTTATCTGTTACTCGCTCAACGCTTAATTATGGAAGATGAAGTCGCTGCAAGTTTCAGACTGGGTTTGAACGAGTCCACGATCGCCACGCTGAAAGAGCTGTCGCTCTCACAGCTGATCAAACTGTCAACCACCAACCAGCTTATCTGCCGACTGCGGTTTGACGAAGAAGGGGTTATTGACCGCCTGACGAAAGAGTCACGCATCGACGGCCTCCAGCAAATTCACGCTGGTATTCTGTTATCGACCGATCTGCTCAGTTCACTGACGGAACCGGAAATGCCTGCTTCTAAGAGAATGTCCTGA